From one Burkholderia pyrrocinia genomic stretch:
- a CDS encoding type II and III secretion system protein family protein has product MVRMVRWIALWCLASLAAPGVAFAQGARAPDAGTTLSIATGKGEMLTLPEPAVAMFVADPTIADIQVPSPRTVFVFGKKAGTTTLIALGANHRPILRKTVIVQVDTASLQAVLDSRFPQLKLSVSGAPGSLMVSGKVPGAADADAVMQSLAPYLHDKESIVNRLTLSRPIQVNLRVRVTEVSRNVTQQLGINWSALGGAGNFVGGLFNGRTLFDPTNGLFNLSPTGAFSVLGGFRAGRWSIDVVLDALDQEGLITMLAEPNLTAMSGETASFLAGGEIPIPVAQSGNTGAITVEYKPFGVSLDFTPTVLADNRISLKVRPEVSEVDSSNSVTTGSIKVPALTVRRVETTVELSSGQSFAIGGLLQSQTADTVSQIPGLGRLPIIGRLFSSKNFQDNKTEVVVIVTPYIVQPTGPGQLEQAIDTVARPSSDLEFAVQRNLGLDLLSGDTPRLVGAAGFVY; this is encoded by the coding sequence ATGGTGCGCATGGTTCGTTGGATCGCTCTCTGGTGCCTGGCCAGCCTCGCCGCGCCCGGCGTCGCGTTCGCGCAGGGCGCGCGCGCGCCGGACGCCGGCACGACGCTGTCGATCGCGACCGGCAAGGGCGAGATGCTGACGCTGCCCGAGCCCGCGGTCGCGATGTTCGTCGCGGATCCGACCATCGCCGACATCCAGGTGCCGTCGCCGCGCACCGTGTTCGTGTTCGGCAAGAAGGCCGGCACGACCACGCTGATCGCGCTCGGCGCGAACCATCGGCCGATCCTGCGCAAGACGGTGATCGTGCAGGTCGACACGGCATCGCTGCAGGCGGTGCTCGACAGCCGCTTTCCGCAACTGAAGCTGTCGGTGTCCGGCGCGCCGGGCTCGCTGATGGTGTCGGGCAAGGTGCCGGGCGCGGCCGACGCGGACGCCGTGATGCAGTCGCTCGCGCCGTACCTGCACGACAAGGAAAGCATCGTCAACCGGCTCACGCTGTCGCGCCCGATCCAGGTGAACCTGCGCGTGCGGGTGACCGAGGTGAGCCGCAACGTCACGCAGCAGCTCGGCATCAACTGGAGCGCGCTCGGCGGCGCCGGCAACTTCGTCGGCGGGCTGTTCAACGGGCGTACGCTGTTCGACCCGACGAACGGCCTGTTCAACCTGTCGCCCACCGGCGCGTTCTCGGTGCTCGGCGGGTTCCGCGCGGGGCGCTGGTCGATCGACGTCGTGCTCGACGCGCTCGATCAGGAAGGGCTGATCACGATGCTCGCGGAGCCGAACCTGACCGCGATGTCGGGCGAGACGGCGAGCTTCCTCGCGGGCGGCGAGATTCCGATCCCCGTTGCGCAGAGTGGCAACACGGGTGCGATCACGGTCGAGTACAAGCCGTTCGGCGTGTCGCTCGACTTCACGCCGACCGTGCTCGCCGACAACCGCATCAGCCTCAAGGTGCGGCCGGAGGTCAGTGAGGTCGATTCGAGCAACAGCGTGACGACGGGCAGCATCAAGGTGCCGGCGCTCACTGTGCGGCGCGTCGAGACGACCGTCGAGCTGTCGAGCGGGCAGAGCTTCGCGATCGGCGGGCTGCTGCAGAGCCAGACGGCCGACACCGTGTCGCAGATCCCGGGGCTCGGCCGGCTGCCGATCATCGGCCGGCTGTTTTCGTCGAAGAACTTCCAGGACAACAAGACCGAGGTGGTCGTGATCGTCACGCCGTACATCGTGCAGCCGACCGGGCCCGGCCAGCTCGAGCAGGCGATCGACACCGTCGCGCGGCCGAGCAGCGATCTGGAGTTCGCGGTGCAGCGCAATCTCGGGCTCGACCTGCTGTCGGGCGACACGCCGCGCCTCGTCGGCGCCGCGGGCTTCGTGTACTGA
- the cpaB gene encoding Flp pilus assembly protein CpaB, translating into MPKPLRMAVLIVAAGIGAFILRELYVAASTPSAPGEADQARVRVAAADLPEGLLLRDNDLAWKRMPRAQVPPGAFVESQPGADLKGALLRNRVGAGTPIRTDNVIPGGAPDFLAAALQPGMRAISVPVDDVSGNAGLIQPGDFVDVVLTQQIGGSATSPGTFEAETVVRRARVLAVGSEFQRAKTPASAPDATARARTVTLEVAPRTAQVVLVATRLGSLSLALRSFATSDRRQPAGGDEPEPDTQPVWAGDVSRAAREAARAPSAGPEAGGARPTGQGNTVVIYRGSSIDDGSRGGGAGTPGLPPLPSGLPGLPALPGGGSVAADATAQLPRGAAPQ; encoded by the coding sequence ATGCCCAAACCTCTGAGAATGGCCGTGCTGATCGTCGCTGCCGGCATCGGCGCGTTCATCCTGCGCGAACTGTACGTCGCCGCGTCGACGCCGTCGGCCCCCGGCGAAGCGGACCAGGCGCGCGTGCGCGTCGCGGCTGCCGATCTGCCGGAAGGGCTGCTGCTGCGCGACAACGATCTCGCGTGGAAGCGCATGCCGCGCGCACAGGTGCCGCCGGGCGCGTTCGTCGAGTCGCAGCCGGGCGCCGATCTGAAGGGCGCGCTGCTGCGCAACCGCGTCGGCGCCGGCACGCCGATCCGCACGGACAACGTGATTCCGGGCGGTGCGCCGGATTTTCTCGCGGCCGCGCTGCAGCCCGGCATGCGCGCGATCTCGGTGCCTGTCGACGACGTGTCGGGCAACGCGGGGCTGATCCAGCCGGGCGACTTCGTCGACGTGGTGCTCACGCAGCAGATCGGCGGCTCGGCGACGTCGCCCGGCACCTTCGAAGCGGAGACGGTCGTGCGGCGTGCGCGCGTGCTCGCGGTCGGCTCGGAATTCCAGCGCGCGAAGACGCCGGCGAGCGCGCCGGACGCGACGGCGCGTGCGCGCACGGTCACGCTCGAGGTCGCGCCGCGCACCGCGCAGGTCGTGCTGGTCGCGACGCGCCTCGGCTCGCTGTCGCTCGCGCTGCGCAGCTTCGCGACCAGCGACCGGCGGCAACCGGCGGGCGGCGACGAGCCGGAGCCGGACACGCAGCCGGTGTGGGCGGGCGACGTGTCGCGCGCGGCCCGCGAGGCCGCGCGCGCGCCGTCCGCCGGGCCGGAAGCCGGCGGCGCGCGGCCGACGGGACAGGGCAACACGGTCGTGATCTATCGCGGTTCGTCGATCGACGACGGGTCGCGCGGCGGCGGCGCCGGCACGCCGGGCCTGCCGCCGCTGCCGTCCGGCCTGCCGGGGCTGCCGGCGCTGCCGGGCGGCGGCAGTGTCGCGGCGGATGCGACGGCGCAACTGCCGAGGGGGGCGGCGCCGCAATGA
- a CDS encoding prepilin peptidase gives MLTLVQSVATVVLASLAAQDLRDRRLSNRAVLAFAMLYFVAATLAREGLAPLAGHVATAAAMLLLFGGLRHAGWIGGGDVKLAAAVFLWAGPALAFPVLTIVGAGGALCGLAALAAVAWQRRAAPARAVAARGVPYGVALALGGALAVWAPFPHAVSLT, from the coding sequence ATGCTTACGCTCGTGCAGTCGGTGGCCACGGTCGTGCTGGCGTCGCTCGCGGCGCAGGACCTGCGCGACCGGCGCCTGTCCAATCGCGCGGTGCTGGCGTTCGCGATGCTGTATTTCGTCGCGGCGACGCTCGCGCGCGAAGGGCTCGCGCCGCTGGCCGGGCACGTCGCGACTGCCGCGGCGATGCTGCTGCTGTTCGGCGGCTTGCGCCACGCGGGCTGGATCGGCGGCGGCGACGTCAAGCTGGCGGCGGCGGTATTCCTGTGGGCCGGCCCGGCGCTGGCGTTCCCGGTGTTGACGATCGTCGGCGCGGGCGGCGCCCTGTGCGGCCTCGCTGCGCTCGCGGCCGTCGCGTGGCAGCGGCGCGCCGCGCCCGCCCGCGCGGTCGCCGCGCGCGGCGTGCCGTACGGCGTCGCGCTCGCGCTCGGCGGCGCGCTGGCCGTCTGGGCGCCGTTTCCGCACGCGGTTTCGCTTACCTAG
- a CDS encoding Flp family type IVb pilin has translation MLQYVKSLLRDERGVSSLEYAVLAGIVVVALAAVGVILSSTSGGLPSVFTALITKVTSLI, from the coding sequence ATGCTGCAATACGTCAAGTCCCTGCTGCGTGATGAACGCGGCGTCAGTTCGCTCGAATATGCGGTGCTGGCCGGCATCGTCGTGGTCGCGCTGGCGGCGGTCGGCGTGATCCTCAGCAGCACTTCCGGTGGCTTGCCGAGCGTGTTCACGGCGCTGATCACGAAGGTGACGAGCCTGATCTGA
- a CDS encoding ABC transporter substrate-binding protein → MTDRFPFPLRLLRSLLAATLMTLAAAAAHADKPATIRIGVAQQGAGDPPTFGGSSAATAQLQQRVEKEFAADGINVQWLFFKGAGPAVNEAIANKALDFAYQGDLPAVLARSNGIKTRLLLAASVRSGVKIAVPPDSGIRSITDLKDRRVSIFRGTNLQLVADNALAKNGLGERDLRVINLDSASSLAALASKGIDASVGDYQLYKLRDAGLAKIIYESQNDGPQFTRQTHLLVLDDFERAHPDIVQRVVNALVKGAQWSSDEANRDALFKLWAKSGVPYSSWQADYANQRLKDRLSPLIDPFLVARYKAVAQDALKLKLIRQPVDVDGWFEPKYLDNALRTLKLENYWPRYDAAGKPLS, encoded by the coding sequence ATGACCGATCGATTTCCGTTTCCGCTGCGCCTGCTGCGATCGCTGCTGGCAGCCACGCTGATGACGCTGGCGGCCGCCGCCGCGCACGCCGACAAGCCCGCCACCATCCGCATCGGCGTCGCCCAGCAAGGCGCCGGCGATCCGCCGACCTTCGGCGGCTCGAGCGCCGCCACCGCGCAGTTGCAGCAACGGGTCGAAAAGGAGTTCGCGGCCGACGGCATCAACGTGCAGTGGCTGTTCTTCAAGGGCGCGGGGCCGGCCGTCAACGAGGCGATCGCCAACAAGGCGCTCGACTTCGCGTACCAGGGCGACCTGCCGGCCGTGCTCGCGCGCTCGAACGGGATCAAGACACGCCTGCTGCTCGCCGCGAGCGTGCGCTCGGGCGTGAAGATCGCGGTGCCGCCCGACTCCGGCATCCGTTCGATCACGGACCTGAAGGACCGCCGCGTGTCGATCTTCCGCGGCACGAACCTGCAGCTCGTCGCCGACAACGCGCTCGCGAAGAACGGCCTCGGCGAACGCGACCTGCGCGTGATCAATCTCGACTCCGCAAGCTCGCTCGCCGCGCTCGCGTCGAAAGGCATCGACGCATCGGTGGGCGACTACCAGCTCTACAAGCTGCGCGACGCGGGGCTCGCGAAGATCATCTACGAATCGCAGAACGACGGCCCGCAGTTCACGCGCCAGACCCACCTGCTCGTGCTCGACGATTTCGAGCGTGCGCATCCGGACATCGTGCAGCGCGTCGTCAACGCGCTGGTCAAGGGCGCGCAATGGTCGTCCGACGAAGCGAACCGCGATGCGCTGTTCAAGCTGTGGGCGAAAAGCGGCGTGCCGTATTCGTCGTGGCAGGCCGACTATGCGAACCAGCGCCTGAAGGACCGCCTGTCGCCGCTGATCGATCCGTTCCTCGTCGCGCGCTACAAGGCCGTCGCGCAGGATGCGCTGAAGCTGAAGCTGATCCGCCAGCCGGTCGATGTCGACGGCTGGTTCGAGCCGAAGTATCTCGACAATGCCCTGCGCACGCTGAAGCTCGAAAACTACTGGCCGCGTTACGACGCGGCCGGCAAGCCCCTTTCCTGA